A single window of Granulibacter bethesdensis DNA harbors:
- a CDS encoding D-alanyl-D-alanine carboxypeptidase family protein has translation MMVSPLRRSWRTRLAPGLFGKIILRSTIIGGLHVSAGAAFLTTAATGFSTTAHAQIGSERYSSIVVDANTGAVLSASSPDELRHPASLTKMMTLYMLFEALRDRRVSLDDLVPVSDHAASMSPSKLGLVPGTRLTVEEAILGLVTKSANDAAAAVGEMLGGSEEQFAQMMTIRARALGMTRTVFRNASGLPDPDQISTAHDMAVLARHLILDFPSEYRYFSTPSFVFHRHVIPNHDRMLSIYPGADGLKTGYTNASGLNLVTSALRNDVRLIGVVFGASNKYERDSHMAALLNAGFRQEGVQSDGMAVAQARAPSFISSAHASAMPVSARMRVARHQTRVPAAREVEVAEAPVMPRSRLHRSASVVQVGAFSTRAAAQRAAVGAAHQDGGKVQVTPVVVKGQKLWRAQVQKISSLVKPSKARHTQVAAR, from the coding sequence TCTCCGCCGAAGCTGGCGCACCCGACTCGCCCCCGGCCTGTTCGGCAAGATCATCCTGCGCAGTACCATTATCGGCGGCCTGCATGTCTCCGCAGGAGCCGCGTTCCTCACCACCGCAGCGACCGGTTTCTCCACCACGGCCCACGCCCAGATCGGTTCCGAGCGATACAGCTCCATCGTCGTCGATGCCAATACCGGCGCCGTCCTCTCCGCCTCCAGCCCCGATGAACTGCGTCACCCCGCCAGCCTGACCAAGATGATGACGCTGTATATGCTGTTCGAGGCATTGCGGGATCGTCGGGTCTCCCTTGATGATCTGGTTCCGGTCTCCGATCATGCCGCCTCCATGTCACCCTCCAAGCTCGGGCTGGTACCTGGCACAAGGCTGACGGTCGAGGAAGCCATTCTCGGCCTGGTGACCAAATCCGCCAATGACGCCGCCGCCGCGGTCGGCGAAATGCTGGGCGGTAGCGAAGAACAGTTCGCGCAGATGATGACCATCCGCGCCCGTGCGCTTGGCATGACCCGCACCGTGTTCCGCAACGCCTCCGGCCTGCCGGACCCGGACCAGATCAGCACCGCCCATGATATGGCTGTGCTGGCCCGTCATCTGATTCTCGATTTCCCGTCTGAATATCGTTACTTCAGCACGCCCAGCTTCGTGTTTCACCGCCATGTGATCCCGAACCATGATCGTATGCTCTCCATCTACCCGGGTGCGGACGGGCTGAAGACCGGTTATACCAATGCATCCGGGCTGAATCTGGTTACATCCGCGCTGCGTAACGACGTCAGGCTGATCGGCGTGGTGTTTGGCGCCTCCAACAAATATGAGCGCGACAGCCATATGGCAGCCCTGCTCAATGCCGGCTTCAGACAGGAAGGCGTGCAGTCTGACGGTATGGCTGTGGCACAGGCACGGGCACCGTCCTTCATCTCCTCCGCCCATGCGTCGGCCATGCCTGTTTCCGCACGGATGCGGGTAGCCCGCCATCAGACGCGTGTTCCGGCGGCACGGGAGGTCGAGGTGGCCGAGGCCCCCGTCATGCCGCGCAGCAGACTGCACCGCTCCGCCTCCGTAGTGCAGGTTGGTGCTTTCAGTACCCGCGCCGCCGCCCAACGTGCCGCTGTCGGGGCTGCCCATCAAGATGGCGGCAAGGTGCAGGTGACACCCGTGGTGGTGAAGGGGCAGAAGCTGTGGCGGGCACAGGTCCAGAAAATCTCATCTCTCGTCAAACCATCCAAGGCACGCCACACACAGGTGGCAGCCCGTTAA
- a CDS encoding NAD(P)/FAD-dependent oxidoreductase — translation MNQAHRIVVVGGGAGGLELVTALGNTLGKHGKAHVTLIDRARAHVWKPLLHIIAAGSMDPGEHQVNYLAQAKWNHFDFRLGEMIGLDRQAQLVHLGEMRDEEGRQITAPRSIPYDTLVICLGSVTNDFGTPGAAQYAVPLDTPTEAVRFNRRLLNACIRAQSQDGPLRPGQLHVAIIGAGATGSELAAELHRTARQMVAYGLDRIDPQRDMRIMLIEAASRILPALPERMSVATEELLKELGVEVMTNCRVAEVREDGVQLSSGTFLPAELVVWSAGVKAPDFLRDIDGLETNRANQLVVEQTLQTTRDPNIFAFGDCAACPLDETGRLVPPRAQAAHQQASHMVGQIKRRMAGEALKPYHYRDFGSLVSLGRYSTVGNLMGSLVGKNMFIEGYFARLMYRSLYKMHEVAVSGWWRTIVDTLSRSLSSRVEPTVKLH, via the coding sequence ATGAATCAGGCGCATCGGATCGTGGTCGTGGGCGGTGGAGCCGGTGGACTTGAACTCGTCACCGCTCTGGGCAACACGCTTGGGAAACATGGCAAGGCTCATGTGACACTGATCGACCGCGCACGGGCGCATGTCTGGAAGCCTCTGCTGCATATCATTGCCGCCGGCAGCATGGATCCCGGCGAGCATCAGGTGAACTATCTGGCGCAGGCAAAATGGAACCATTTCGACTTCCGGCTTGGGGAGATGATCGGGCTGGACCGGCAGGCACAGCTGGTTCATCTGGGCGAAATGCGGGATGAGGAAGGACGGCAGATCACGGCTCCCCGCTCCATCCCTTATGACACGCTGGTCATCTGCCTCGGCAGCGTGACCAATGATTTTGGTACGCCGGGCGCGGCCCAGTATGCCGTGCCGCTGGATACCCCGACCGAGGCCGTCCGCTTCAATCGCCGCCTGTTGAATGCTTGTATCCGCGCGCAGTCTCAGGACGGTCCGCTCCGCCCCGGGCAGCTGCATGTCGCCATTATCGGCGCGGGGGCTACAGGCAGCGAACTGGCCGCCGAGCTGCATCGTACCGCCCGTCAGATGGTAGCCTATGGCCTCGACCGGATCGACCCGCAACGTGACATGCGCATCATGCTGATAGAAGCGGCGTCACGCATTCTCCCTGCCCTGCCGGAGCGTATGTCGGTTGCGACCGAAGAACTGCTGAAAGAGCTGGGGGTTGAGGTCATGACGAACTGCCGCGTGGCTGAAGTACGGGAAGACGGGGTGCAGCTTTCCTCCGGTACATTCCTGCCGGCCGAGTTGGTCGTGTGGTCAGCCGGAGTCAAAGCCCCGGATTTCCTGCGTGACATTGACGGGTTGGAAACCAATCGCGCCAACCAGCTGGTGGTCGAACAGACGCTTCAGACCACCCGTGATCCGAACATCTTCGCCTTCGGTGACTGTGCCGCCTGCCCACTGGATGAAACCGGGCGTCTGGTACCACCGCGTGCCCAGGCGGCTCATCAGCAGGCCAGTCACATGGTCGGACAGATCAAACGCCGCATGGCTGGAGAGGCGCTCAAACCCTATCATTACCGGGATTTCGGCTCTCTGGTCTCGCTGGGACGCTACAGCACGGTCGGTAATCTGATGGGGTCTCTGGTCGGCAAGAATATGTTTATTGAGGGCTATTTTGCCCGACTGATGTATCGTTCGCTCTACAAGATGCATGAGGTGGCCGTGTCAGGCTGGTGGCGTACCATCGTGGATACACTGTCACGCAGCCTGTCCTCCCGCGTGGAGCCGACCGTGAAACTGCATTGA
- the map gene encoding type I methionyl aminopeptidase — translation MDGESDSKRIILHRPEDFVGMRAAGRLAAETLDFITPHVRPGITTEKLNQLCHDFIVDHGAIPAPLNYRGFPKSICVSINHVVCHGIPGERKLEDGDILNIDVTVILDGWHGDSSRMYAAGTPATKARVLMDVTYQSLMRGIEAAKPGATLGDIGHAIQSFVENKRMSVVRDFCGHGIGRTFHAAPNVLHYGRRGSGTVLKPGMFFTIEPMVNAGRPDVKVLDDEWTAVTRDRSLSAQYEHMIGITETGTEIFTLSPAGYNAWPYPV, via the coding sequence ATGGACGGTGAGTCCGACTCAAAGCGTATCATCCTGCATCGGCCGGAGGATTTCGTCGGCATGCGCGCAGCCGGACGGCTGGCGGCAGAGACGCTGGATTTCATCACCCCCCATGTCCGCCCCGGCATCACGACTGAAAAACTGAACCAGTTGTGTCACGATTTCATTGTCGATCATGGCGCCATTCCGGCACCGCTGAACTATCGCGGCTTCCCTAAATCGATCTGCGTTTCCATCAACCACGTCGTCTGTCACGGCATTCCCGGTGAGAGAAAACTCGAGGATGGCGATATCCTCAACATTGATGTCACCGTCATTCTGGATGGCTGGCATGGCGACAGCAGCCGCATGTATGCGGCCGGCACCCCGGCCACCAAAGCGCGCGTGCTGATGGATGTGACCTATCAAAGCCTGATGCGTGGCATCGAAGCGGCAAAGCCCGGCGCAACACTGGGTGATATCGGTCATGCGATCCAGAGCTTTGTGGAAAACAAACGCATGTCGGTCGTACGGGATTTCTGCGGTCATGGAATTGGCCGCACCTTTCACGCCGCCCCCAACGTGTTGCATTACGGTCGGCGCGGCAGCGGTACCGTGCTGAAACCCGGCATGTTCTTCACCATAGAGCCAATGGTGAATGCGGGCCGTCCGGACGTAAAGGTTCTGGACGATGAATGGACCGCGGTTACACGGGATCGCAGCCTGTCCGCACAATATGAACACATGATTGGCATCACAGAGACAGGCACTGAAATTTTCACCCTCTCCCCTGCCGGATACAATGCGTGGCCCTATCCAGTTTGA
- the radC gene encoding RadC family protein encodes MAKGVGEASGPLGRHILRQETSVSETLSPVLSVEDVAANSALVTSVPPGKGTEGHRARMRNRLLTHGPEALADYEMLEMLLFLALPRRDTKPLAKDLLNHFGSFAAVISASPRELTTIKGVGEAGAAALALVRAASLRLLRADAVAQPVLNNWERLIAYLNASLAREKNEQFRVLFLDNRNQLIADEILAHGTVNHAPVYPREVVKRALELHATALIVVHNHPSGDPTPSAEDIRMTRELREAGRLLSLDLHDHVIIGRHGWSSFRKQGLL; translated from the coding sequence ATGGCTAAAGGCGTCGGAGAAGCTTCTGGCCCGCTGGGCAGACATATCCTGCGCCAGGAAACATCGGTTTCCGAAACCCTCTCCCCCGTGCTCTCTGTCGAGGATGTTGCTGCCAATTCTGCCCTGGTGACATCGGTCCCGCCCGGCAAAGGAACCGAGGGGCATCGGGCCAGGATGCGCAACCGGCTGCTGACGCATGGGCCGGAGGCGCTGGCGGATTACGAAATGCTGGAGATGCTGCTGTTTCTGGCGCTTCCACGCCGCGATACCAAGCCGCTGGCAAAAGACCTGCTGAACCATTTCGGCAGTTTTGCAGCCGTCATCAGTGCATCCCCCAGGGAACTGACCACCATCAAGGGAGTGGGAGAAGCAGGTGCTGCGGCGCTGGCTCTGGTGCGGGCGGCATCGCTGCGTCTGCTGCGCGCCGATGCCGTGGCACAGCCGGTGCTGAACAACTGGGAAAGGCTGATCGCCTATCTCAATGCTTCTTTGGCGAGGGAAAAGAATGAGCAGTTCCGGGTGCTGTTTCTCGACAACCGCAACCAGTTGATCGCGGATGAAATTCTCGCGCATGGCACGGTCAATCACGCACCTGTCTATCCACGGGAAGTCGTGAAACGCGCCCTGGAACTGCATGCGACCGCCCTGATCGTGGTGCACAACCATCCCAGCGGAGACCCTACCCCGTCCGCCGAGGATATCCGTATGACCAGAGAATTACGGGAAGCCGGGCGTCTTCTCTCGCTTGATCTGCATGACCATGTCATCATCGGGCGGCATGGATGGAGCAGTTTTCGCAAGCAGGGCCTGCTGTGA
- a CDS encoding response regulator transcription factor, whose amino-acid sequence MTSVLVIEDDEEVGPSLQSNLLARNYDTQLAVTGTQGLEAATKSGFDVMIVDRMLPELDGLSLIGRLREQNIQTPALVLSALGAVDDRIEGLRAGGDDYLVKPFSLEELIARIEALVRRPVSQASLQLRAGPLRLDLLNRTLSCADKTVDLLAMELKLLEYMMRRPDQVVTRAMLLEDIWRYRFLPETNLVDVHMGKLRRKLAEAGGDGLIHTVRGAGFMLRIPSETSSTPSA is encoded by the coding sequence ATGACAAGCGTACTGGTCATAGAAGACGATGAAGAAGTCGGTCCGTCCCTTCAGTCAAATCTCCTAGCTCGCAACTATGATACCCAACTGGCAGTCACAGGCACGCAAGGTCTGGAGGCAGCAACCAAATCCGGCTTCGATGTTATGATTGTTGATCGGATGCTGCCTGAACTGGATGGGTTAAGTCTGATCGGACGGTTGCGGGAGCAGAATATTCAGACACCTGCCCTGGTCCTGAGCGCTCTTGGCGCGGTGGATGATCGTATCGAAGGACTACGTGCCGGCGGCGATGATTATCTCGTCAAACCTTTTTCGCTGGAAGAACTCATAGCACGAATCGAGGCGCTGGTTCGGCGCCCAGTCAGTCAGGCCAGCCTGCAACTGCGCGCTGGCCCGCTGCGGCTGGATCTGCTGAACCGCACGCTTTCCTGCGCGGACAAAACGGTTGATCTGCTGGCCATGGAGCTGAAGCTGCTGGAATACATGATGCGGCGTCCTGATCAGGTGGTGACACGGGCGATGCTGCTGGAAGACATCTGGCGTTATCGCTTCCTGCCAGAGACCAATCTGGTCGATGTGCATATGGGCAAGCTGCGTCGTAAGCTGGCCGAGGCTGGCGGGGACGGATTGATCCATACTGTGCGCGGTGCCGGTTTCATGCTGCGCATCCCCTCCGAGACCAGCAGCACGCCCTCCGCCTGA
- a CDS encoding HAMP domain-containing sensor histidine kinase gives MSSSHTPPGTSSPTSPPAVIREIFHTTTFRLAMALGGSFLLAILCLFSFIYVQTSILETERVDRTLAHDARQLVADRMEDTLRAVDLNVVNDLHRVTLVGVFEADGTRIVGNLLHLPKYLPVDGVAHGIKLLRLDGEYSVREKMRAVALRIHDGRILILARNIEQLDELRHVVLRALLMGVVPAVILALIVAVWISAKTLDRVRDFHTSIARIMNGDLSERLSLRGGDGDFDRLSTSINGMLDRIEDLIRDLKSAGDNIAHDLRTPLTRVRMRLEQARSAQDLDSAHTAIDLALNGTDRTLSIITALLRIAEIETGQRRSHFSAVNLPDLLSDLEALYGSIAEDAGLTLGITTPSPPVPAIYADADLLMEALANLVGNAIKFTPAPGDIMVEASLAHDGSMLISVSDTGPGISAFERELVTRRFYRSDRSRHVEGTGLGLSLVAAVASLHGFSFTLADLNDMAHHRRKHGMPVGCIATLRCPRESVLYNASSSREEEPRGNPSAFPRSQEKFPTQTPTTPP, from the coding sequence TTGTCATCCAGTCATACGCCGCCAGGTACATCCAGTCCCACTTCCCCCCCTGCAGTGATCAGGGAGATCTTCCACACCACCACCTTTCGGCTGGCAATGGCATTGGGAGGTTCATTCCTGCTGGCCATTCTGTGTCTGTTTTCATTCATTTACGTACAGACATCCATTCTGGAAACGGAACGTGTGGACAGGACACTGGCCCATGATGCCAGACAGCTCGTCGCGGATCGTATGGAAGATACGCTCCGCGCCGTTGATCTGAATGTCGTGAACGACCTGCACCGCGTGACACTGGTTGGTGTTTTCGAGGCGGATGGCACTCGCATTGTCGGCAATCTGCTGCATCTGCCTAAGTATCTGCCGGTAGATGGGGTTGCGCATGGCATCAAACTGCTGCGTCTGGATGGCGAATACAGCGTGCGCGAAAAAATGCGCGCCGTCGCCCTGCGTATTCATGATGGACGGATTTTGATTCTGGCCCGCAATATCGAACAACTGGATGAATTGCGGCACGTGGTACTGCGCGCCCTGCTGATGGGGGTTGTACCTGCTGTTATCCTGGCGCTGATCGTGGCGGTATGGATCAGTGCAAAGACGCTGGATCGTGTGCGTGATTTTCATACCTCCATCGCCCGTATCATGAATGGTGACCTCAGCGAACGACTGTCCCTGCGGGGCGGAGACGGAGATTTCGACCGCCTCTCTACCAGCATCAACGGTATGCTGGACCGTATCGAGGATCTGATCCGCGATCTGAAAAGCGCGGGCGACAATATCGCCCATGACCTGCGAACACCGCTGACACGGGTGCGGATGCGGCTGGAACAGGCCCGCTCAGCACAGGATCTGGATTCGGCCCATACCGCCATTGATCTTGCCCTGAATGGGACGGATCGCACGCTGAGTATTATTACGGCCCTCCTGCGCATCGCGGAAATAGAGACGGGTCAGCGGCGCTCCCATTTCAGTGCCGTCAATCTGCCGGACCTGCTGTCCGACCTTGAAGCACTGTATGGCAGCATCGCAGAAGATGCCGGGCTGACATTGGGCATTACCACCCCGTCGCCCCCTGTTCCGGCGATCTATGCCGATGCCGATCTATTGATGGAGGCGCTCGCCAATCTGGTCGGTAATGCCATCAAGTTTACGCCGGCACCGGGTGATATCATGGTGGAAGCGTCTCTGGCGCATGATGGCTCCATGCTGATCAGCGTCAGCGATACGGGCCCTGGCATCTCGGCTTTCGAGCGCGAGCTGGTCACCCGGCGCTTCTATCGATCCGATCGCAGCCGCCATGTGGAGGGGACAGGGCTGGGACTCAGTCTGGTCGCAGCCGTAGCCTCCCTGCACGGCTTCAGCTTCACACTGGCGGATCTCAATGATATGGCCCATCACAGGCGCAAACATGGCATGCCGGTCGGCTGCATCGCCACACTACGCTGCCCGCGGGAATCCGTACTTTACAATGCCTCCTCCAGCCGGGAGGAAGAACCGCGCGGAAACCCGTCAGCCTTTCCCCGCTCTCAAGAGAAATTCCCGACACAGACCCCAACCACACCGCCGTAA
- a CDS encoding YjbE family putative metal transport protein (Members of this highly hydrophobic protein family,regularly are found preceded by the yybP-ykoY manganese riboswitch (see RF00080). A metal cation transport function is proposed.), with protein sequence MDSLFPDGLVFSPAVIKFFQVVFIDVALAGDNALLVGLAVAGLPAEQRRKAVFWGIAIATGIRIAAGLLALQLLAIIGLTLAGGLLLLWVCWRMYRELRRQEPHLEVSPPTKTMRQAMTQIVLADLSMSLDNVLAVAGAAEGHPYILMAGLVLSVVLMGLVANALANLLSRYRWIAWVGLAVVMYVALKMIWDGVQEFSDTEPGVPVWVPMWLRHGIGQLHQLVAG encoded by the coding sequence ATGGACTCTCTCTTTCCGGACGGACTGGTTTTCAGCCCTGCGGTGATCAAATTTTTTCAGGTCGTGTTCATTGATGTGGCCCTGGCGGGTGATAATGCGCTGCTGGTAGGGCTGGCTGTGGCCGGACTGCCGGCCGAGCAGCGGCGTAAAGCGGTGTTCTGGGGCATTGCCATTGCAACCGGTATCCGCATTGCGGCTGGTTTGCTGGCGTTGCAACTTCTGGCAATCATCGGCTTGACGCTTGCTGGTGGCTTGTTGCTGCTCTGGGTCTGCTGGCGCATGTATAGGGAATTGCGCCGTCAGGAACCGCATCTCGAGGTATCCCCTCCGACCAAAACCATGCGACAGGCGATGACGCAGATTGTGCTCGCCGATCTTTCCATGAGCCTCGATAACGTTTTGGCCGTGGCTGGTGCGGCAGAGGGGCACCCTTATATCTTGATGGCGGGTTTGGTGCTGTCGGTGGTGCTGATGGGGCTGGTGGCCAATGCGCTGGCGAATCTGCTGTCCCGTTATCGCTGGATCGCGTGGGTCGGGCTGGCAGTGGTGATGTATGTCGCGCTGAAAATGATCTGGGATGGTGTGCAGGAATTCAGCGATACCGAGCCCGGCGTACCAGTCTGGGTACCGATGTGGCTGCGTCACGGCATCGGCCAGTTGCATCAGCTGGTGGCAGGATGA
- the purB gene encoding adenylosuccinate lyase, translating into MVPRYTRPIMAAIWAPENRYRIWFEIEALAAEAMAQTGMIPEEAARTIRERGNAKVATITQADLDRIDAIEAETRHDVIAFLTWLAEGIGPDSRFVHQGMTSSDVLDTCLSVQMTQAADILLADLDEVLAALKARAIEFKYTPTIGRSHGIHAEPTSFGLKLAGHYAEFARNRKRLEQARAEIATCAISGAVGTYAHLDPRIEAYVAEKLGLSVEPVSTQVIPRDRHAAFFCTLAVIASGIERLAIEVRHLQRSEVREAEEFFHAGQKGSSAMPHKRNPVLSENLTGLARVVRAAAVPALENVALWHERDISHSSVERAIGPDATVTLDFALARLAGMMAKLTVYPDQMSSNLESLGGVVHSGEVLLALTRAGILREDAYRIVQRNAMATWTKLGLPDARGFRDNLLADPEVAGRITAEQIDAAMDPSMHLKHVDTVFARLFG; encoded by the coding sequence ATGGTTCCCCGCTATACCCGCCCTATCATGGCCGCCATCTGGGCGCCGGAAAACCGTTACCGCATCTGGTTCGAGATCGAGGCACTGGCCGCCGAGGCCATGGCACAAACCGGTATGATCCCGGAAGAGGCTGCCCGCACCATCCGCGAGCGCGGCAACGCCAAGGTCGCCACCATCACCCAGGCCGATCTGGACCGGATCGACGCGATCGAGGCCGAAACCCGGCATGACGTGATCGCCTTCCTCACCTGGCTGGCCGAAGGGATCGGTCCCGACAGCCGCTTCGTGCATCAAGGCATGACCTCCAGCGACGTTCTGGACACCTGCCTGTCTGTACAGATGACACAGGCCGCCGACATCCTGCTGGCTGATCTGGACGAGGTTCTGGCGGCACTGAAAGCGCGGGCGATTGAGTTCAAATATACCCCCACCATCGGCCGCAGCCATGGCATCCATGCGGAGCCGACCAGCTTCGGCTTGAAACTCGCCGGCCATTATGCCGAATTCGCCCGCAACCGGAAGCGGCTGGAGCAGGCTCGCGCGGAAATCGCCACCTGCGCAATCAGCGGCGCGGTCGGCACCTACGCGCATCTCGACCCCCGTATTGAGGCCTATGTAGCCGAGAAGCTGGGATTGAGCGTGGAGCCGGTCTCCACCCAGGTTATCCCCCGTGACCGCCATGCCGCGTTCTTCTGCACGCTGGCGGTGATCGCCAGCGGGATCGAGCGGCTGGCGATCGAGGTCCGCCACCTTCAGCGCAGTGAGGTGCGGGAGGCTGAGGAATTCTTCCATGCCGGACAGAAAGGCTCCTCCGCGATGCCGCACAAGCGCAATCCGGTGCTGAGCGAAAACCTGACCGGCCTCGCCCGCGTGGTGCGGGCCGCGGCGGTTCCGGCGCTGGAAAACGTGGCGCTGTGGCATGAGCGGGATATCAGCCACTCATCGGTGGAGCGCGCGATCGGCCCCGATGCGACGGTCACACTGGATTTCGCGCTGGCCCGTCTCGCGGGCATGATGGCAAAGCTGACCGTCTACCCCGATCAGATGAGCAGCAATCTGGAGAGTCTTGGCGGTGTAGTGCACAGCGGCGAGGTTCTATTGGCCCTCACCCGTGCCGGTATCCTGCGCGAAGATGCATATCGTATTGTCCAGCGCAATGCGATGGCGACATGGACCAAGCTCGGCCTGCCGGATGCGCGAGGCTTCCGCGACAATCTGCTGGCCGATCCTGAAGTAGCAGGTCGCATCACCGCCGAGCAGATCGACGCAGCCATGGACCCATCGATGCATCTGAAGCATGTTGATACCGTGTTCGCACGCCTGTTCGGCTGA
- a CDS encoding NRDE family protein has protein sequence MCTLVLLHRPGTDWPLLIAANRDERLARPWLPPARHWPDMAVTGGLDNVAGGTWMAINDQGVVAAVLNRTGTLGPVAGKRSRGDLPLLALRHGSAKEAVQALEELDASAWRGFHLVIADRNNAFCLVGKSLPGKPEVITLKAGINMFTAHDPHYTPSPRAVRFLPIFQTIAAPSLPDWGAWPSIMANQDAPYESSICLPEKNGYGTVCSSLLAVSANNDLIWQFAPGNPHTTEYRPVKIRR, from the coding sequence ATGTGTACGTTGGTCCTTCTCCACCGTCCCGGCACGGACTGGCCGTTGTTGATCGCCGCCAACCGGGATGAACGACTGGCGCGTCCCTGGCTGCCTCCTGCCCGGCATTGGCCGGATATGGCGGTCACGGGTGGTCTGGATAACGTGGCTGGTGGTACATGGATGGCTATCAACGATCAGGGCGTGGTGGCCGCCGTGCTCAATCGCACCGGCACGCTCGGCCCGGTTGCCGGTAAACGAAGCCGGGGAGACCTCCCACTTCTCGCTCTGCGCCATGGCAGTGCAAAAGAAGCCGTGCAGGCACTCGAAGAACTGGATGCAAGCGCTTGGCGCGGCTTTCATCTGGTGATTGCCGACCGGAACAACGCTTTCTGCCTGGTGGGCAAAAGTTTGCCCGGGAAACCGGAGGTTATCACTCTCAAAGCGGGAATCAACATGTTCACCGCTCATGATCCGCATTACACTCCCAGCCCCCGCGCAGTACGCTTCCTGCCGATTTTCCAGACAATTGCTGCTCCCTCTCTGCCCGACTGGGGCGCATGGCCCTCAATTATGGCCAACCAGGACGCCCCCTACGAAAGCAGCATTTGCCTACCTGAAAAAAATGGATATGGCACTGTCTGCAGTTCTTTGCTCGCTGTTTCTGCAAACAACGATCTCATCTGGCAATTTGCTCCGGGTAATCCGCATACAACGGAATACCGGCCTGTAAAGATACGCCGGTAA